The Deinococcus aquiradiocola genome contains a region encoding:
- a CDS encoding undecaprenyl-diphosphate phosphatase gives MNPQLSAVLLGVVEGLTEFLPISSTGHLIVAENLIGYRDAGETFTIVIQLGAILAVVFYYWKLLISKLSGLFRGDQPSLRFWLNIVVACIPAAVIGLLFEKKIKGLLFTPTVVAISLIVGGIILYVIEQRRATTAHTEEGAEPDLDRITLRQALWVGVAQVFSVLFPGTSRSGSSIVGGLLAGMNRVTATAFSFFLGIPLLGAAGLYSLYKARDTLSQVAGGTPALLTGTVVSFVVALASVSWLLRYVSRNDFRGFAIYRVVAGIVILVLVGAGVITHT, from the coding sequence GTGAACCCGCAACTGAGCGCCGTGCTGCTCGGCGTCGTCGAGGGCCTCACGGAATTCCTGCCGATCTCGTCCACCGGGCACCTGATCGTCGCGGAGAACCTGATCGGGTACCGCGACGCGGGCGAGACCTTCACCATCGTGATCCAGCTCGGCGCGATCCTCGCCGTCGTCTTCTACTACTGGAAGCTGCTCATCAGCAAGCTCTCGGGCCTGTTCCGGGGCGACCAGCCGTCCCTGCGCTTCTGGCTGAACATCGTGGTCGCGTGCATTCCCGCCGCCGTGATCGGCCTGCTGTTCGAGAAGAAGATCAAGGGCCTGCTGTTCACGCCCACCGTCGTCGCCATCAGCCTGATCGTGGGCGGCATCATCCTGTACGTCATCGAGCAGCGCCGCGCCACGACCGCGCACACCGAGGAGGGCGCGGAACCGGACCTGGACCGCATCACGCTGCGGCAGGCGCTGTGGGTGGGCGTCGCTCAGGTGTTCTCGGTGCTGTTCCCCGGCACGTCCCGCTCCGGGTCGAGCATCGTGGGCGGCCTGCTGGCCGGCATGAACCGCGTGACCGCGACGGCCTTCTCGTTCTTCCTGGGCATCCCTCTGCTCGGCGCGGCGGGCCTGTACAGCCTGTACAAGGCGCGCGACACGCTGTCGCAGGTGGCGGGCGGCACCCCGGCCCTCCTGACCGGGACGGTCGTGTCGTTCGTGGTGGCCCTCGCGTCCGTGAGCTGGCTGCTGCGCTACGTGTCCCGCAACGACTTCCGCGGCTTCGCCATCTACCGCGTGGTGGCGGGCATCGTCATCCTGGTGCTCGTCGGGGCAGGCGTCATCACCCACACCTGA
- a CDS encoding malate synthase A, translated as MPADLLSPDAHALAVHLHDRLMPTWEALALPARWTPADLPADLAPLAVDAWRAADVPDVLRERRVELIVAAHDDAAVRHGLKSGADAVVLDLDDVFSPRAGNLRRAYRNFPAYAALPGVFLTRVRPLAHREPRATLNGRAAVAGLLDLAACMTAFRAREVLLYLPKIDSVPEARFWRDALTLAERWLQLPEGRVRVCLQIETLPGLLRAEALLHELRGYAYGLNAGRWDYVFSVVKHLGPHLPAPLPERARLGMNEPSMQAYARQIVSVCAAHGAQAVGGTAAVALTGDPGRDRAALDAVRADKDREAAQGFVAAWAGRTELLGAVRDAFRTPAPPPRPEDHRAAALDLPFAAHVPEEAVRDALGVALAVLGAWLAGVGDVARAGRSEDTATAELARAHLQHWHARGLLDRDAYLHLRREQQPDDAPAARLLDALVLTDTPAAYFPAVAETLFPEAALPDAP; from the coding sequence ATGCCCGCTGACCTGCTCTCCCCGGACGCGCACGCGCTCGCCGTTCACCTGCACGACCGGCTGATGCCCACCTGGGAGGCCCTGGCCCTCCCGGCCCGCTGGACGCCCGCCGACCTGCCCGCGGACCTCGCGCCGCTCGCGGTGGACGCGTGGCGGGCGGCAGACGTGCCGGACGTCCTGCGGGAACGCCGGGTGGAGCTGATCGTGGCCGCGCACGACGACGCGGCCGTGCGGCACGGTCTGAAGAGCGGGGCGGACGCCGTGGTGCTGGACTTGGACGACGTGTTCTCGCCGCGCGCCGGGAACCTGCGGCGCGCGTACCGGAACTTCCCGGCGTACGCCGCGCTGCCGGGCGTGTTCCTGACGCGCGTGCGGCCCCTCGCCCACCGGGAGCCGCGCGCCACACTGAACGGCCGGGCGGCCGTGGCGGGCCTGCTGGACCTCGCCGCGTGCATGACGGCCTTCCGGGCAAGAGAGGTGCTGCTGTACCTCCCGAAGATCGACAGCGTGCCCGAAGCGCGCTTCTGGCGGGACGCGCTGACGCTCGCGGAACGCTGGCTGCAGCTGCCGGAAGGCCGCGTGCGCGTGTGCCTGCAGATCGAGACGCTGCCCGGCCTGCTGCGCGCCGAGGCGCTGCTGCACGAACTGCGCGGGTACGCGTACGGCCTGAACGCGGGCCGCTGGGATTACGTGTTCAGCGTCGTCAAGCACCTCGGGCCGCACCTGCCCGCCCCGCTGCCGGAACGTGCGCGGCTCGGGATGAACGAGCCGTCCATGCAGGCGTACGCGCGGCAGATCGTGTCGGTGTGCGCCGCGCACGGCGCGCAGGCGGTGGGCGGCACGGCCGCCGTGGCCCTGACCGGGGACCCCGGCCGCGACCGGGCCGCCCTGGACGCCGTGCGCGCCGACAAGGACCGCGAGGCCGCGCAGGGCTTCGTGGCCGCCTGGGCAGGCCGTACGGAGCTGCTCGGCGCCGTCCGTGACGCCTTCCGCACCCCCGCCCCGCCCCCACGGCCGGAGGATCACCGCGCGGCGGCCCTCGACCTGCCGTTCGCGGCGCACGTGCCGGAGGAGGCCGTGCGGGACGCGCTGGGCGTGGCGCTCGCCGTGCTGGGCGCGTGGCTGGCCGGGGTGGGCGACGTGGCGCGCGCCGGACGCTCCGAGGACACCGCCACCGCCGAACTCGCCCGCGCGCACCTGCAGCACTGGCACGCGCGCGGCCTGCTGGACCGGGACGCGTACCTGCACCTGCGGCGCGAACAGCAGCCGGACGACGCGCCCGCCGCGCGACTGCTGGACGCCCTGGTGCTGACGGACACGCCCGCAGCGTACTTCCCGGCGGTCGCCGAGACCCTCTTTCCCGAGGCGGCCCTCCCCGACGCACCCTGA
- a CDS encoding allantoate amidohydrolase → MTATLTPPDLAALTADLMTRVAALCEHTEVPGTIQRTFLSPAAAAMHADLSAWATTLGLDVRVDEAGNWRAALPAAQPDAPTFLIGSHLDTVPDGGRYDGLLGVTMGVALAGALRAAGAILPYRLEVLGFTEEEGVRFGVPFIGSLSTLGQAADLLDLTDAAGVSVRQAMRDFGLDDARLPNAALTGEHLGFLEFHIEQGPVLEAAGQPLGVVSALVGHHRAKVTFTGRANHAGTTPMHLRHDALTAAAEWMLEAERTAQDTPGLVATVGRVQAFPGASNVIPGRAELTLDLRHADDTLRARKLADLHAALERIGAARGVQVSLDVLTVIPAVPLDDALRAALHRAAHAAGLDAPELVSGAGHDAMIVARAMPAAMLFLRTPGGLSHHPDETVSGQDVQAALQVAWHFLLNLPRRGA, encoded by the coding sequence ATGACCGCCACCCTCACCCCGCCGGACCTCGCGGCCCTCACGGCCGACCTCATGACGCGCGTCGCGGCGCTCTGCGAGCACACCGAAGTGCCCGGCACCATCCAGCGCACCTTCCTCAGTCCCGCCGCGGCCGCCATGCACGCCGACCTGAGCGCCTGGGCGACCACGCTCGGCCTGGACGTGCGCGTGGATGAGGCCGGGAACTGGCGGGCCGCGCTGCCCGCCGCGCAGCCGGACGCGCCGACCTTCCTGATCGGGTCGCACCTCGACACCGTCCCGGACGGCGGGCGGTACGACGGTCTGCTCGGCGTGACGATGGGCGTCGCGCTGGCCGGGGCGCTGCGCGCGGCGGGCGCGATCCTCCCGTACCGGCTGGAGGTGCTGGGCTTCACGGAGGAGGAAGGCGTGCGCTTCGGCGTGCCGTTCATCGGGAGCCTCAGCACGCTCGGGCAGGCCGCCGACCTGCTCGACCTGACGGACGCGGCGGGCGTCAGCGTGCGGCAGGCCATGCGGGACTTCGGGCTGGACGACGCGCGCCTGCCGAACGCCGCCCTGACGGGCGAGCACCTCGGCTTCCTGGAGTTCCATATCGAGCAGGGCCCCGTGCTGGAGGCGGCCGGACAGCCGCTCGGCGTGGTCAGCGCCCTCGTCGGGCATCACCGCGCGAAGGTGACGTTCACGGGCCGCGCGAACCACGCGGGCACCACCCCCATGCACCTGCGGCACGACGCCCTCACCGCCGCCGCCGAATGGATGCTGGAGGCCGAACGCACCGCGCAGGACACGCCGGGCCTCGTGGCGACCGTGGGCCGCGTGCAGGCCTTCCCCGGCGCGTCCAACGTCATCCCGGGCCGCGCGGAACTCACGCTGGACCTGCGGCACGCGGACGACACGCTGCGCGCCCGGAAACTCGCGGACCTGCACGCGGCCCTCGAACGGATCGGCGCGGCGCGCGGCGTGCAGGTCAGCCTGGACGTGCTGACCGTCATTCCGGCCGTGCCTCTCGACGACGCGCTGCGCGCCGCCCTGCACCGCGCGGCGCACGCCGCCGGGCTGGACGCGCCGGAACTCGTGAGCGGCGCCGGGCACGACGCCATGATCGTGGCGCGCGCCATGCCCGCCGCGATGCTGTTCCTGCGCACGCCGGGCGGCCTGAGCCACCACCCGGACGAGACGGTGTCCGGCCAGGACGTGCAGGCGGCCCTGCAGGTCGCGTGGCACTTCCTGCTGAACCTGCCCAGGAGGGGCGCGTGA
- the allE gene encoding (S)-ureidoglycine aminohydrolase, translating into MKHLGVTRSRHLTDHALITPDTFVRTRMAEWGDAGIIVHISPVMGTGARFTQFTAELRAGTTVHAPRSLQQRFVFVLDGEVNVTVNGETRTLHPSDYVYLPAGRPHTLTSGAPARVSVFEKPFQPEEGQPEEGQPADARRVPDVHWGNERDVPGTPFEGDDHLLARKLLPDELHFDFMVSTMSFAPGASLPYTEVHYMEHGLLMLEGEGLYKLGEHYYAVQTGDVIWMGAHCPQWYAALGREWSKYLLYKDMNRNPISTGTHHRI; encoded by the coding sequence GTGAAGCACCTCGGCGTCACCCGCAGCCGTCACCTGACGGACCACGCGCTCATCACGCCCGACACCTTCGTCCGCACCCGCATGGCCGAATGGGGAGACGCGGGCATCATCGTTCACATCTCGCCCGTGATGGGGACGGGCGCGCGCTTCACGCAGTTCACGGCGGAACTGCGGGCCGGGACGACCGTGCACGCCCCGCGCTCCCTGCAGCAGCGCTTCGTGTTCGTGCTGGACGGCGAGGTGAACGTCACCGTGAACGGCGAGACGCGCACCCTGCACCCCTCCGATTACGTGTACCTGCCCGCCGGACGGCCGCACACCCTCACGTCCGGCGCGCCCGCCCGCGTGAGCGTCTTCGAGAAGCCCTTCCAGCCGGAGGAAGGCCAGCCGGAGGAGGGTCAGCCCGCCGACGCGCGCCGCGTCCCGGACGTGCACTGGGGCAACGAGCGCGACGTGCCCGGCACGCCCTTCGAGGGCGACGATCACCTGCTCGCCCGGAAACTCCTGCCGGACGAACTGCACTTCGACTTCATGGTGTCCACCATGAGCTTCGCGCCCGGCGCGAGCCTCCCGTACACGGAAGTGCACTACATGGAGCACGGCCTCCTGATGCTGGAAGGCGAAGGCCTGTACAAGCTCGGCGAGCACTACTACGCCGTGCAGACGGGCGACGTGATCTGGATGGGCGCGCACTGCCCGCAGTGGTACGCCGCGCTGGGCCGCGAGTGGAGCAAGTACCTGCTGTACAAGGACATGAACAGGAACCCCATCAGCACAGGGACGCACCACCGAATCTAG
- a CDS encoding NAD-dependent epimerase/dehydratase family protein produces the protein MKLALDAKILVTGHNEIVGRSIVRHLQGLGYTRIVTRDDHAPGSWEPAAVNAFFEEHLPDYVFLLPVSLSGDDRLTPATWLRHALMMITSVIHASYLYEVDRLLCIDCDPTLFDPTLQDPAPGEDDYLQAELVAESQRAREAAGTIMTELCDSYRTQYGCHFSSALAGGLYGPGLWLDAPRGNLVSALFRKVLRASDTGQSTVHLYGHSSSPCDLLYIDDLADACLFLIEHLSEPGTLVIRPHERHTLRQLADTVKAVTGYHGEFSFDTPTPDPRAPERRLLHRNIQRDDVAELGRLGRAGWTPETTLEGGFRKTYRWFQRHRIETTHT, from the coding sequence GTGAAACTCGCCCTGGACGCCAAAATCCTCGTGACCGGCCACAACGAGATCGTGGGGCGCTCCATCGTGCGGCACCTGCAGGGCCTCGGGTACACCCGCATCGTCACGCGCGACGACCACGCGCCCGGCAGCTGGGAACCCGCCGCCGTCAACGCGTTCTTCGAGGAGCACCTGCCCGACTACGTGTTCCTGCTGCCCGTCAGCCTCAGCGGCGACGACCGCCTCACGCCCGCCACGTGGCTGCGGCACGCCCTCATGATGATCACCAGCGTCATCCACGCCTCGTACCTGTACGAAGTGGACCGCCTGCTGTGCATCGACTGCGACCCGACCCTCTTCGACCCGACCCTGCAGGACCCCGCGCCCGGCGAGGACGACTACCTGCAGGCCGAACTCGTCGCCGAGAGCCAGCGCGCCCGCGAGGCCGCCGGGACCATCATGACCGAACTGTGCGACAGTTACCGCACCCAGTACGGCTGCCACTTCTCCAGCGCCCTCGCGGGCGGCCTGTACGGCCCCGGCCTGTGGCTCGACGCGCCACGCGGGAACCTCGTCAGCGCCCTCTTCCGCAAGGTCCTGCGCGCCAGCGACACCGGCCAGAGCACCGTGCACCTGTACGGCCACAGCAGCTCCCCCTGCGACCTGCTGTACATCGACGACCTCGCCGACGCCTGCCTCTTCCTGATCGAGCACCTGTCCGAACCCGGCACGCTCGTCATCCGCCCACACGAACGCCACACCCTGCGGCAACTCGCGGACACCGTCAAGGCCGTCACCGGCTACCACGGCGAATTCAGCTTCGACACGCCCACCCCCGACCCGCGCGCGCCCGAACGCCGCCTCCTGCACCGCAACATCCAGCGGGACGACGTCGCCGAACTCGGCCGACTCGGCCGGGCCGGCTGGACGCCCGAAACCACCCTCGAAGGCGGCTTCCGGAAAACGTACCGATGGTTCCAGCGCCACCGCATCGAAACCACGCACACCTGA